The following DNA comes from Corynebacterium lizhenjunii.
GTACCCCTTGGCCTGGGCGCTAACGGTGGCGGCCAGATCATCCAAGGCGGCATCGGCAGCGCCGTCAATGGCGCCAAGCCCAAACTCAGTTCCGAGGTCCAGCAGCAGCTGGTTGCGGCGGGAGGATACGCCCTCTACCAGGGCCTCGATGGAGTCGGTAGCGCCCATTTGGTCCGGGCGGACCTTGGTCCACACGGCGACGAGCATACGGGTGGCATCTGCGGCGCTTAGCGCCAAGTCTGCCGGGGTGGACCCCGCTGCCGCCGCAGGGGCGGGAGTGTTGTCGGGCGCAGGGGCCGCAGCGGGAGCCGGATCTGCGGTGGGGGCCACCGGGGGCTCGGACGCAGCGGCGGGCTCAGGGGCGCTGGCTGAGTCGGGCGCGGTGCTGGCGGCATCGGCAAGTGGGGCGTCGGCAAGCGGGGCCTCCACGGCGTCCTCGGCAAAGACCCGGACACGGTCGCGCTCCACATTGAGCACCTCGATGGGGTGCCCGACGTACTGCGGCAGGCGCAGGGTCTGGCCCAGCATGTTAGCCAGCGTGGGCGATGCCCCCACGCCAACCTCTACAAAGCGCTCCACGCCCAGGCCGTCCGGCTGGTTGCTCAGGAGCAGATCCTGAGTCTCAATCCAGCGCACCGGGGAGGCGAACTGCCAGGCCAGCAGCTCGATAAGCAGAGTGCGGCCCACAGCCACGCGGTCGGTGGGGAAATCTGCCAGAATCTGCTCAATCACCGGCGAGTCCACCACCTGCGCAATGCTTTCTACAAACTCGCGGTCCACGCTAAACGGGCGGGCCACCAAGTTGGGCACATAGCGGCCTTCCAGCACATCAAGGTCAATCTCTGCCGGAATCAGCGCGTCCAGATGCTCGCGGAACGCCGGCACGCCATCAAGCAGGTGCGAAGAGTGGAAAGGCACGTCAATGCCCGGGATCTGGATAAACGCCCGCTGGCCCGGCGCGCGGGACTCCGCCTCTGCTGCCAGCGCGTTCAATCCCGCGCGGGTGCCCGCCACGGCGTATTGCACGCCGGCGATGTTGTAATTAACAATCTCCAAAAACTCTCCGGTACGCGCGGCCAGGTCTGCCACGAAGTCGAAGACCTCCGCTGCGCCCAAACCCATCTTGTTGGGGCGCAGGGCTGCCAAGCCGTAGTTGGAATTGCCTTCCGCATCCCGTTCGACCAGGCGGTGCATGGTCAAACCCCGGCGGTAGACAATCTCTAACACCGATTCCAGGGAGAGCACCTGCGCGTATGCCGCCAAGGCGTTGTATTCGCCCACGGAGTGTCCGGCAAAATACGCCCCGGACTGGCACACGCCGGCTTCTGCCAGCTCCGCTATCTGCGCGCAGCCCAAGGTAGCCATGGCTACCTGGGTGAACTGGGTCAGATACAGCGCGCCCTGGGGGTGGGCAAACTCCTCCCCGTCGACCACCACTGCGGGCGGGTTGGTGCGCACAATGTCTAAGATGCTAAAGCCCAGCGCGCTGCGGGTGTGGCGGTCTGCCCGCTCCCATACCGCGCGCGCCGCTGCGGAATGGGCAAAGGCCTCCATGCCCATGCCCGGGCTTTGGATGCCCTGGCCGGGGAAACCATAAAAGGTCCGCGGCGCGGACACCGTGGCGGTGGCCTCCAGCACGGGGGCGCCATCTACCGTGGCCGTTACGGTGCGCACCTCCCCCGCGTTGCCCGCGACACCGGTGCGCACCACATCAATGGTCAATTCCGCCCCGGGCAGCACGGGGGCCAGCATGGTCGCATCCCACGACTCCACCCGCGCCCCGTCAAAGGCTGCGGCCAACTGGGCCACGGCAGAGGTCCACATGCCGTGCACAATCACGCCATCGGGCAAACCGGCCAACGCCGCCGCAGCTGCAGAGACGTGAATGGGGTTGCGGTCCCCCGTGACAATGGCAAAAGGCTCCATGGACTGCGGGGCATTGAGCACCACCCGGTGCCGGTGGGAGGCCGGCTTTGCCAACACTTCGCGCTCCTGTGCGGCCGGCAGCGGGGCATCCCCGCGGCGGCCCCGAATGGCAAAGCGCTCCTCCAAGCTGGCCAAATCCTTACCATCGGCGGCAATATCTACCGCAATGGAAATCACCCGGCCCAGAGGCGTATCCGCCACCCCCTCTAGCCGCGCGGCGATCTCTAACTGCGCGGACTGCGGCAAGGGCGCGTGCACCACCACGTGGTGTTCCAAGTGAACCAGATTCAGCAGTCCCTCAACCGCCTGCGGCCCAGCGTCAACCTCTGCAGCGGCGATCAGCGCAAAGACCGCAGGCCAGGCGGTACCGGCCAGGACATCGGCGGCGGTAGAGGGGGCATCGGCAGGCACATAGCCTGCAGTGACATTGTCATAGGCAGCCAGCAGCTGCGGAGTCAGCTCCGCGCGCCACTGCGCCCGGCCCGCAGTAACCTCCGGCAGCACCCCACCGGCAGCAATGCGCGCCAACTCCCGCATGGCCTGCGCCGCAGCCTCCGTGCTAACCACCGGGGCCGCCCCCGGCACAGTGGGCGCGGCCATGGGAATGCTCAGCTGCCCCGCCCCATCCAATGGGACGTCAAGGACAAACCCCTCCCCCTCGGCACGCAGCTGCGCACCGGGCAGGCCCAGGCGCACCGGGTTCGGCTGTAGGTGGCCAGCCCAGCTCACGCTGGGTGCGCGTTCGATTGCCTCGCGGGCATCCACGCGCAGCTCCTCACCCTCCAGATGCGCGGCAGCCTCCGCCTCGAAGCGGCCCAGCAACTGCGCTACTGGCTCATCAGCGCGCTCAATGCCCGCCACCGCGATGGTGCCAGGAATGATGCTCACGGTATCGGCATCATAACGCTCATCGTGGGCCTGCCACAGGGAGTCCTGGCGCCACCAACGGCGCACCTCGACATCAATAACCGGCACAAAATTCGCCGGCTTGCCCGGGCCAGACAATAAGGTGATAAACCACGCGGCATCCGCCACATGCACCGCCACATCCAACCGCTGCGCGCCATAAACCCGCTCCAAGTCCGCAATCGCAGCCTGCGGGTCCTGCGTGTCCACAGCCACCTGCAGCTCTATTTGCCCGTGGTCGGCCGCGTGCAGGCGCGCCTCCGTGCGCTGGACCATCTGCTCAAAACGCTGGGCCCAGGAGGCATCCACCCAGCTGCCGCGATACGACAGCTCCACATAACGCGCCAGCCACTGGCGGTAACTCATAGACTCAACATCCCCAAAATAGGGCTTGGCCGTGGTGTTAATTGCCGCGATAATCTCCTCGCGGTGCTGGCTAATCGCCGCCGCGTCCCCCGCCAGCTGGTCCAGCAGGCGCCCGGCGCGAGACCAGGAGTTTTCCAGCTCATGAATATCCGCACCCAGCTGCGAGCGGGAGGAGACCACGTCCCAGTCATGCGCGCCGGGCTGGCCCGACGGTGCCCACCCGCCATTGTCCGTGCGTCCGGTGGCGGCCACCAGGGCTTGCTTCACACTTGCCGATGCCGTCGACTCCGCCGCCGCCATCGCTGCCGTACCCACCATGATGGCGTCGACTGGCATGTCCGGGCGCCCATGGGCCTGGGCCCACGTGCCCAGCAGGTAGTGCGCCCCGCGCTCCGGCGTGCCGATACCCCCACCTACCGCCAGCAGCACATTCTCCCGCTGGCGAATGCGCGCATAGGTCTCCAGCAAAAGCTCATCCAGATCCTCCCAGGAGTGGTGCCCACCGGCGTGGCCGCCTTCGACCTGCATGATGATGGGCACATCCACGGCATCTGCAATCTCGAGGACCTGCTCGATCTGGCGCACCGTGCCCGGCTTGAAAGCCACCCATGGGAAGTTATCTGCCTGCAGCTGACGGACCAGGGCAATAGCTTCTTCCCGGGGCGGAATACCCGCGGAGACAACCACGCCGTTAATGGGGGCGCCGTTGGCGCGTGCCTTGGGCACCGCGCGTGTTCCTTCGATGTGGCGGCGCCACTGGGAGGCCGACAGGTACATCGCGTTGAATTGCGCCTCCACGCCGGGTTCGAGCAGTTGGCCTAAGCGCTCCAGGTTGGCCTGCAGAATCTCCGGCGTGGTCTGTCCGCCGCCCGCCAGCTCCGCCCAGTGGCCGGCATTGGCAGCCGCCGCCACAATGGCAGGGTCTACCGTGGTGGGCGTCATCCCCGGCAACATCACCGGCGAATAGCCCGTGACCTGGGTAAACCGGGTAGACACCCCCAGGGTGCCATCGGGCTTGCGCAGCAGCCGTGGCCGCAGGTGCTCCCAGCTGCGGGGGGCCTGCGGGGCGCGCCCGGCATCAAAAAGCTCTGCCTGGCCTTGCGCACCGCACACCACTAGCGTGCCGATGCCCCGGCCCTCCACCTGCGCCCGCGTCAGCGCGTGCACCCCGCCGGAGGGACCACACTCCAAGATCCAGCGCACCCCGGCCTCTACCGCGGTGTGCACCTGGGCGGGCCAGTCCACAAAGTCCGTGAGGACGGCACGGGCAGCGGTAGCCACGAAGTCGGCATCCAGGCCCACCTGCTTCCCCCAGGCCTGCACCAGCTCTACGGCCTGGGCCTGCGCCGGGTGGTGATAGGCACACTGAATATCTAGCGGGCTAAACTCCAGGTCCGCCTCGCGGCCCTCCAGCTGGCGGCGCACCGCGGCGTTTTCCTGCGGGGTACCCACCAACACAAATTGGCGCTGTCCATTGCGCAGGCCCACCCGGCCGCCGGCGGCCTCCAGCTCCTCCCGGCTAGCACCGCGCACCGCCACCATGGGAGCCCCTGCAGCGGTGCGCACCAGGGCGTGCTCGCGGCTAACCCGGGTAATCGCTGCGCCAATAAGCTGCGCCACCGCCACCACCTGGGCCGGGTCCTGCCCGCGCACCAGCCCCGTGGCCAGCTGGCCCTGGGAATGGCCCAGGACCACGGCGGCATCATCAACGGGCAAGCCCTGGGCGCGCAAGGACTCCACCACCGCTAGCTGGGCTACCACAATGCCCGGGGTAGACACCGCAGAAGCAGAAAGGTCTATTCCCGCCGGCTGCTGGCGAGTCCACGCCACCGGGTCAAAGCCGTGCGGGAAGAAGGGGGCCAAGTCCTGTGCCAGCGGAGCCAGCAGCTGCGCTGCGCCGCCTACCGCGTTATTGACCGCCGCGGCCACCGCTGTTGCGGGCAGGTGTGCGGCCAGCGTGGGCAGCCACGCATAGCCTTGGCCGGAAAAGACCAGAGCAAAGGGGGCGCTGGCAAGCTGGTCGACCAAACGGGGGGCATCGGCGGTTGTAGACAGGTTCACGGTAGGCGCTGCTCCTCACTAGACAACAAATTTTTAGGAACTCGAAAGTCGCGTTAAACAGCATGCCACAAAATCATGAGGAAACCATCATCTTTTGCGCGGCGTGCCCACTACCAGGAGCTCCAGGGCTGGCCACTTATACTAAACAGACTATGCGCACCGCTTCTTCCCCCACCCTTCCCACCTCACTCCTTCACATCCTGACCACCATTATCTCCCTGCTCGGCATGGTGGCCGTACCCTCCCCCATCAGCTACGCCCACGCCCAACTTGCCACACTGGAAATCAAAGGCCGCGCACCCCACACCGGCTACTCGCGCGCCGAATTTGGGCAGCGCTGGTCCGACGATGTCGACGTCGAATTTGGCCACAACGGCTGCGATACCCGCAACGACATCCTCACCCGAGACCTGGACAACCGCACCTACAAGCCCCGCACCCGCAACTGCGTGGTGCTCACCGGCACCCTAAAAGACCCCTACACCGGCAAGACCATCGCCTTCCAACGCGGCAAGGACACCAGCGCGGCAGTCCAAATTGACCACGTGGTCCCGCTGGCCGATGCCTGGCAAAAAGGCGCCCAATCCTGGGACGCCCAGACCCGCCGCAATTTCGCCAACGACCCCCGCAACCTCCTGGCCGTCGATGGCCCAGCCAACATGCAAAAGAAGGCGAGCGATGCCGCCACCTGGCTGCCCCCGAACAAGGCTTACCGGTGCGACTACGCCCGCCGTATTATCGACGTCAAGGCCGCCTACTCCCTCTGGGTAACCCAGGCTGAGCACGACGCCCTGCTGCGTCAGCTAGGAACGTGTCGGTCCTGACTGAATCCGATTAGTAGCCAGGAGCGCATCGCGCATACCACCAAACAGGTCCAGCATTCCCTGCGGATTAGACGGCATATACATCACATTGGTGTGGGAGCGGTCCGCCACATCCACCATCGCATCCAGGTACTGGGAAATCAGCATGAGGATCTCCGGGTTTTCTTCCACCCCAGCCTCACGTAGTAGGGCAAATTGCTGGGCGATGCCCTCCACAATCTCCTTGCGCTGCTCCGCCACGCCGCGGCCCTGGAGCTTCTTCGCCTCCGCAGCACCCTCGGCTTCCTTGACCACGCGGATCTTCTCCGCTTCCGCCTGGGCAATCGCAGCCTCGCGCTCTCGCTGCGCGGCGTTGATGGAGTTCATAGACTCGCGCACACGTGCATCCGGACGAATGTCCGTGACCAGGGTATTAACAAAGTTCCAGCCGTACTCAGCCATGTTGTCCCGCAGGGACTCCGCCACATTCTGGGCGATGGTGTCCTTGGAAGAAAACGAGTCATCCAAGTTCATATTCGCCACCGAGGAACGCACATTATCCTGCACATAAGCCACAATCTGCTGCTCATGGTTGGACAGCATGTAATACGCCTCGCGCTCGCGGCCTTCGACCACCTGATACTGCACCGCGGTGGGAATCTGCACAAAGACATTGTCCTTAGTCTTGGTCTCCACCATCACATCCAGCTGGCGGACCTGCAAACTAATCTTGTCGCGGACGCGGTCAATATAGGGCATCTTAAAATTCAGGCCCGCGTGTGCCACCCGCTGGAACTTGCCCAGGCGCTCGATAATCGCCGCCTCCCGGGTGCGCACGATAATAAAGCCGTCCAGAATGGTCACCAGGACAATGAGCGCCACCACGACGCCCACGATTAACCCAATCATTTCTCTTCTCCTTCTTATAGCTGCGAACTACCAGCTTGTCACAGCGGGCTGCCTTTCACAGGTAACCCAAACCTAACACGGAATTCCGCACACGGGCTTAATGGTCATCCACCAACAGTTGCAGCTCCGTGAAAATCCCCGCCCCATCAACACCAATGCCGTTGTGCTGGTACTTATTGGTCACGTGCAGGCGCAAGTCCCGGTAGGTAGCCGCAGTGGCCATGGATTCTTCAAAGGGGACGTAAATATCGTCGAGGTAGACAGCGGCCGCGGCGGTGGCGGGGGCATCGGCAAGCACGGCGGCATCATACGGCGACGCCTGCCAGTGGTACTGCGCCAAATCCTGCGCGCCTTGAGCAAAGGGACGCAAGGCAGGATCCTCCTCGAACTGCCACGAATAGATGTGCTCGCCGGTCAGGTAAGTGCCGTCCTCTGCGAACTCCGGGAACTCCTCGCGCACCCGCTGCGCAGACCAATTGGTAGCCCCCGCGCCGCCCACGCCGCCATAAATCGACTCATGGATCGCGGCATACAGCGGGCCGTCCGCAAAACTCACCCGCTGGCCCACTCCCGCCAAAAAGTCCGTACGCAGGCGCTTTTCGCCGCCGTGCGGGTGGAACGGATCCTCCAACAAGTACGCCAGCGAATCAAAACCCGTACCCTGCCCCAGCTCAATGCCGATAGTACGGAAACGCCGGGAACTCAGGCGCTCGCCGGTGGGCAGCAACTCCTCAGAATTATCCAGGTGGTGGATGATTTCCTCCACCCGCGCCCGCGCCCACGGAATTTCAGCATAGAAACGATTCTGGCGGGCCAGCAGCTTGCGGTACGTGGCGCGGTAGAGCTCATCTACCGGCTTATCCAGCGTGGGCAGCCCACCCGTGAGGTAGGCGTGCTCCACCGACTCCGGGGCCAGCGACACATACGCCGTAATACAAAAACCGCCAAAGCTCTGCCCAAATAGGGTCCAACGCTTAATGCCCAGGTGCTCGCGCAGGGCCTCCGCGTCGCGGACAATGTTGTCCTGGCGCAACAGGCGCAGACGCTCCACACTCCGATCTTCCTCCGGGGAGGCACCATCAATGCGGTGGGAACGTCCCGTGCCACGCTGGTCCAACAAAATCCAGCGGTACTTCTTGGCCGCGGCCCCCAACACGCCGCCAAACTCCCCGTTCGTGCCATAGGGGCGCGGCGCTGGAAAACCCGGGCCGCCCTGCAGGTACACAATGACCGGGTAGTCCTGCCCTCCCGGCGGGATGATTTCGCGGGCGAACAACTCAAAAGTCCCGCCCTCAGGATTGTCGTAATCCCACGGGACGGTCAGGGTGTGCTCTTTGAATGTATGGCCGAAACGGCGGATTTCAGGTGTGGACATGCACCCATCCTATGCCGCACAAGCCGCATGCACAACGGCACCGAAATGACGTGGGCTAATCGTGGAATGATGGTTATGGGGTGGTAGTTTTTGGTGTTTAACCTGGGTGTTTGGGGTGTTTGGGGTGATTTAATGGTGCGCCCGGTGAGACTTGAACTCACACGTCCTTCGGACACTAGAACCTAAATCTAGCGCGTCTGCCAATTCCGCCACGGGCGCAAGCCGCATTGAAGCAGCACGAACTAGCATAGCAATACTGGCCCCGTGCGCCATAATGGCATGCCAGGTAAGCTGTAGCGCGTGAACAGCAACGGCAATCCGGCGCGACAAGAACCCCCCACGCGCCCACCGCGACAGAAAATCAAGGTCAAATGGTGGCACATTCTTCTCATTGCCGTCGTTGTGGTCGCCTTTTTGTCCCTGGCCTGGTGGCAATGGACGCGCTTCCGCTCCGGTTCCGGCACATTCCAGAACTTGGGGTACGCCTTCCAGTGGCCGTTGTTTGCCGCCTTTGTTGTCTACGCCTACCGCATGACTGTGCGCTATGAAAATGAGCGCATCAGCGCCGAAAACCAGGCTGCTTCCGCTGGTGAGAGCGACTTCCACTACGTCGCACCCGGCGAGGAGATCACCGAAATCTCTGCCGATTTCCTCCCCCCACGCCCGCAGATGGATGTTGAGCAGTTCAATGCCGCTAATGTCCAGCGCCGCCGACCCCGGCAGCCCTAGCTTGCCGATGCCTCCAGCCCCACCCCACACACCCCAAGGAGGTTGCCTCACTATGAATACCCCCACCCCCGCCACCCATCACCCACAGCGCCAGGCCCGTGTCTCCACCGCCTTGAACATTTTTTCCGTACTGGCGTGGGTGACGGGTGTCTTCCTCATCGCGCTCGTCATCCGCATGGTCTGCCAGTACCTGCTCAACATGGACATTCCGGCCTGGGCTACGTGGATTGCCATTGCCCACGGCTGGGTCTACATGGCCTACGTGGTCAGCGTGCTCAACCTGGGTATGAAGGCGCTGTGGCCGTTTAGCCGGATGATCCTCACCGCCCTTGCTGGCGTAGTGCCGTTCTTCTCCTTCGTGATGGAGGCCAAGCGCCGCCGCCAGGTCAAGGCAGAGTTCGGCCTCTAGGTCTGTTCCCCGTCCCACATGCGGTGTCCGGCTCCTGCCGCGACCCCCGTTGCCTAGCGCCCACGCCCAGACCGCCAAATCCCACCGGCCGTCCCCAGCTTGCCGATGCCCTCCTCTGCCGCCCGCACCCGGCCCGCTCCCCAACGCCTGGCGCCTATGCCCGGGCCGCTTCCACCGCCTGGCGCTTACGCGTGACCCGTCTCCGCGACCTGGCGCCGACTCCCTGGCCGCCATCCCGATCACCTGAAGTCTACGCGTAACCCGTTTCCACGACCCGGCGCCGACATCGCGACCGCCAACCTGATTGCGCGCCATAAGTGCGCTACCCCTGTTTGGGTGCCCCCATTACCATCGGTAAATCGTCCCAAAGTTTACCCTCATTGCACACTCGAGCGGACAATTTTCCGATAACCCTTGCGAACGCCACACGAAAGTGTTTATTCTCGGTGGCATGAACTTCGAGACACTACTTGCGGGCCAAGGCCCCGTCATCGACGCCCTAGCCGGATTCGCCGGCCACAGCGTCGAAGACCTCACCGCAGATGGGCTGTGTCCGTTTGTCGCACGCAAGTACGTCACGCTGTACAACACCTACTACGGACCCACCACCTACACTGGCCTGCAATACAAAGCCCTAACCGCCGCCCGCACCCAAGGACACTCCGCTGAAGCCTTAGACTTCATCGAGTCCAAAACCAAGCGAGTTAGTGACAAACTCGCCAAATGGAAACTACGCGTCAAACTGTGCAAAACGCCTGCCGCACAAATTGAGGCCGTTGCGCGCGAGCAGTTGAAGAAACTAGCTAAGCCACGTGAGGTTAAAGAAGGCGTAAAACTCACCCATCACGCTAATGGCCTGGCCACGCTCAAAGCCACAGGCAAGTCTGTCGACATTATGGACGTCCACGCCGTAGTAGACCCTCAAGACCAAGTAGAAAGCTTCCTGGCAGCCTTCAGGGGCGGGGGCGCTGGCAAACAACGCTACATCCCGATCATCCCTATCTACCTGGATCAGATTTGTGAGTTCGTCGACCGGATGCACAACCCCGGCCGGTACCCCACCGATGCCGATATCCGCGTCCGCGCCTCCAACGGCGCCATCCTCACCGGCAAAGACCTCCTGGAGCGGTTGTGCCTGGACTACGGGTTTATCGCAGCGCTATCGCGTGAGCACGGCCCGTTGGACTTGTACCGCTATTCGCGTACCGCTAACTCTAAGCAACGCTTATTGCTGCTCGCAGAAGGTGCGGAATGCTCCTGGATAGACTGTCACTTGCCGTTTGATAAGTGCCAGATCCACCACATCCAGCCCTGGAACCAGGGTGGCCAGACCAACATGTCGAATTTGACACCGTTGTGTCCGCATCATAACGGTGCTAATGAGGACCACCCACCAGATGGCATCCCGATAGCCCGGGGTCGGATGGTGCGCATGGGTACCGGGGTTGGGTGGCAAGCACCCGGTGGCGCCCCACCCATACAAACCCGGCCCACAGCAGCACCGCCATCAGCCACACCCACCAACTACCAACCCACCGACTCCCCACCGGAAACCCACCACCAGGCCACACCACCACCGCAAGCCCACCACCAGGCAACACCACCGGAAGCCCACCGCCAGGCGACACCGCCACCGGAAAGCTAACCGCTAGCCAGCTGACCAACCGGAAGATAAGCGACCTCTTGCCAGATGACAGGAATGCTGAAGGTAGGAAGCTGGCGGCATCGGAAAGCACACAGCCCCAACCGCGACCACAAAAGCGCGCGGAAGGGGCCAAACGTGCGGCTGCTGGTGAGCAAGGAACGCACCACAGGACGGAAGGGGCGGGGCGGTTATGCCTTGGCGAGGACCTTTGCTATGGCCGCTTCGGCTGGGCCGCGGCGGAACTTGGTCTTCCAGGCAGTGGCGAAGAACATCCCCCCAAGTACGGTGGCCCAGAAGGCCCAATTGGTGCTGGGCTCATCAATCGCGCCCGGGTCAACGGGGCCCTGGTGTTTTTCCCACCACTGGTTTTCGGCCTCGTAGAGCTCGTCGAAGCCCTTGGCCTCGGCCACCGCAGACTGATAATCCTCCCACGGCATGGGGCCTTCGCTGTAAGTCTCCTCGCCAGCGCTGTCCAGCCCGGGAGCCACACCACCAAGCAGCCACCCTGCTGTAATCACGTGGACAATATAGATACTCAGCGCCATCGACCCCAGGGCGCGCAGGGGGTAGAGCAGTTGGCTAGACCAGTCCGGGGTAGCAACCAGCAGACACACGCTAACCACGGCTGCAGACCACGCAATGGAACACACTACGTCCCCCACGCCACCCGAGTGCGGCATCAAGGAAACATAAGGCAAGTCCACCGTGTGGTCATAACGCCACGGATAAGTGCCTGCCACGAGGGCAAAGCCCACCACCGCCACTAGCGCTTGGCGGCGGTGGTTATCCAACAGAGTGCGATGGATGATGATACCCGCTGTGCCATAAGCCAACCATGCCAGCAGCGGGTAGGTGCCATCGAGGAGGTCACTGCCGTAGCCCAGGGTGTGCACCAGCAAAACTAGTGCCGGGCCGCCAAAGACCAGCGCACCTTCCAGGAGGAAGAGGTTGCGCAGCCGCCAGCCGGCGACTGGCCCCAGCAGCATCAGGATCCAGGCGATGGCCGTGAGGACCACCACCACGGGCATCTGGATTGCGCTAAGCACCACCCCGATGGCCATGATGATGACCCCGCGCAGCACCAACCGATACCGAGCGAGGCGCAGGTCTTCTGCACGCGACATCATCAGTGCCACCGAGACCCCCGCCAGGGTGGCAAATAGCGCCGAGGCGTAACCGGAGAATATCTGCGAACCCGGGAAATCGTAGCGTCCTAGGTGGACGTAGACCATGCCAATAATGGCTAGACCCCGGG
Coding sequences within:
- a CDS encoding alpha/beta fold hydrolase gives rise to the protein MSTPEIRRFGHTFKEHTLTVPWDYDNPEGGTFELFAREIIPPGGQDYPVIVYLQGGPGFPAPRPYGTNGEFGGVLGAAAKKYRWILLDQRGTGRSHRIDGASPEEDRSVERLRLLRQDNIVRDAEALREHLGIKRWTLFGQSFGGFCITAYVSLAPESVEHAYLTGGLPTLDKPVDELYRATYRKLLARQNRFYAEIPWARARVEEIIHHLDNSEELLPTGERLSSRRFRTIGIELGQGTGFDSLAYLLEDPFHPHGGEKRLRTDFLAGVGQRVSFADGPLYAAIHESIYGGVGGAGATNWSAQRVREEFPEFAEDGTYLTGEHIYSWQFEEDPALRPFAQGAQDLAQYHWQASPYDAAVLADAPATAAAAVYLDDIYVPFEESMATAATYRDLRLHVTNKYQHNGIGVDGAGIFTELQLLVDDH
- a CDS encoding DUF418 domain-containing protein yields the protein MHIENRIHGIDLARGLAIIGMVYVHLGRYDFPGSQIFSGYASALFATLAGVSVALMMSRAEDLRLARYRLVLRGVIIMAIGVVLSAIQMPVVVVLTAIAWILMLLGPVAGWRLRNLFLLEGALVFGGPALVLLVHTLGYGSDLLDGTYPLLAWLAYGTAGIIIHRTLLDNHRRQALVAVVGFALVAGTYPWRYDHTVDLPYVSLMPHSGGVGDVVCSIAWSAAVVSVCLLVATPDWSSQLLYPLRALGSMALSIYIVHVITAGWLLGGVAPGLDSAGEETYSEGPMPWEDYQSAVAEAKGFDELYEAENQWWEKHQGPVDPGAIDEPSTNWAFWATVLGGMFFATAWKTKFRRGPAEAAIAKVLAKA
- a CDS encoding HNH endonuclease signature motif containing protein, which encodes MNFETLLAGQGPVIDALAGFAGHSVEDLTADGLCPFVARKYVTLYNTYYGPTTYTGLQYKALTAARTQGHSAEALDFIESKTKRVSDKLAKWKLRVKLCKTPAAQIEAVAREQLKKLAKPREVKEGVKLTHHANGLATLKATGKSVDIMDVHAVVDPQDQVESFLAAFRGGGAGKQRYIPIIPIYLDQICEFVDRMHNPGRYPTDADIRVRASNGAILTGKDLLERLCLDYGFIAALSREHGPLDLYRYSRTANSKQRLLLLAEGAECSWIDCHLPFDKCQIHHIQPWNQGGQTNMSNLTPLCPHHNGANEDHPPDGIPIARGRMVRMGTGVGWQAPGGAPPIQTRPTAAPPSATPTNYQPTDSPPETHHQATPPPQAHHQATPPEAHRQATPPPES
- a CDS encoding DUF3817 domain-containing protein, coding for MNTPTPATHHPQRQARVSTALNIFSVLAWVTGVFLIALVIRMVCQYLLNMDIPAWATWIAIAHGWVYMAYVVSVLNLGMKALWPFSRMILTALAGVVPFFSFVMEAKRRRQVKAEFGL